The Antechinus flavipes isolate AdamAnt ecotype Samford, QLD, Australia chromosome 4, AdamAnt_v2, whole genome shotgun sequence genomic interval ATAGGCTGGTTGACCAAAAgccatttcttctttcaagagattgaaggattttcttttctttttttttttttttttttggggggggggggagagaattcATAGACCTTAGAAGATTATATACTATGCCCTGTACTTGACCCCCAATAAAATCAGAGAGTTTTAATTAAGTCTGCAGTTTAGAAATAAGCAAGGCAGACCTAGTCTCCAAACTTGACCAGTGAATCCATGGCTGAATCTGATTATCGGGGAGGACACCGGGCTGCTTGCTCCAAAGCTTGTTTTAATTGTGAAAACCTGAAATGGACTTGCACAAGCCAAGTCCCCCAGAACCCCCTTTGTCTCTCAGCTGGTGGTGGGCTTCACTGTCCCGGTGATTTACTAATTCAGTCGCTGCTGTGCCTCACGGAATTGGCAAAGGCTGGTGATCTCTTATTAATGGGGATTCTTGGATGGTTCTCTCTCCTTGGGAAAGGGGGTTGGGCGAGAGTTAACCTAAGTGGTTGCCACATCACGTGGTCCCTTCAATTTTCTCAATGGTCTTTTAGGAAGAGCCAGTGCAGTGGAGGTGGCGAGTGAGAATGTGGCCAAAGTGGGGGAAAGCGCGGTCTTGCAGAGTCCCGAGCGTGAGCGGCCCCAGGCGGATTCTGCCGAGGCAGGTGTGGACACAAAGGCCTCCTCTCCTGATGGGAATGCAGAGGCAGAAAACCCCCCGCAAGACCAGGCCATGGTGCCAGAGATATTAGCCAAGGATCCAGCCCATGTGCCAGAGACTCGTTCTGTCCCTGGCAGTACCAACGCACAGGCTGAACCCAGGGAGGATGGAAGTGGACTGGGCACTAGTGTAGAGTCCAGTCACCCCGATGAGTTAAAGAATAATGATGTGGATCAGAATCAGGAAATAGCAGGGAGCCCTCGCTTTCCAGGGGACGGGATTAGCCAGGCCCTAGATgctcaaaatgaaaagaaagacttAGTAGAAAAGCAGGGAGAGGGTCAGCCAGAGGAAGAGGACAGCATGGAATTAGCTCAGGGGACCCCGGGTGCTGAAAGGATAGACACAGAGACCGAGGAATTAAGCGAAAGCCCTTCAGAAAGCCCGCTTGAAGGAACAGAAGCCAAAGACGGGACACAGGTAGAGCCAAAAGCAGACAGTAAAAGGGCCCAAGAGGGAGTAGTTAGTGGGGAGGAAAAAGGTACAAATCTCacaaaagaggaacaaaataaagaggaggaaaatgagttcACAAAGGAGGAAGTGATCGAAACAGGCCCGTCTTCTCCAAAACTCAAGAGCAATCAGCCAGAAAAAATGGACCCGAAGGTCACAGCTGGGGAAAATGGATGCCCAGGCCAGAATGTGCCCTCAGGAGAAAGAGATGGCCAGAAGGGGGAGATTTGTGACTCCTCGGCCAAAAAGTccaaaaacaagaagaagaaaaacaagaagaagaaagccCCCCATGTGGACTCTCCCGAAGATGTTAAGAAAGAGCTGGTCTTGCAAAACAccgaggaggaggaagaggaggaagtgaaGTTAGAGGCCAAGAGTCAAGCCCTCGGCGAGGGGGATCAAGGGGAGAAGCCGGAAACCAGGACGGATCTTGACGAATATGTGGATTGTCCAGAGGAACCCAAAGCTGACTCACATGACAAACCAAACAAGGAAGGAGATAAAGCGAAGAAACCCGAAAAAGGTGAAGGTGAAGAGCTTGACGGTGCTACGGCCCATCCACTGGGAACCGGTGGCGAGGGAGAGGTCGGTCTCTCGGAGACGGCCGAAGCTGGAAGCACCCAAGAGTCCGCCCCAACTGATAGTCCTGCCGGGAGAGCAACAGAGGAGAATAAAGGAGCAGGCGGCAGCGGGCCCGAAGACCAAGACGCGCCATTTTCCCCTCATGAGGAATCTCCCACCGATTCCATGGAGGAAAACAACCAGCCAGAGGAGCAGCCGGAGACGGCCGAGGAAGCGTTAGAAAGCAGTAGTCTAGATGGCGATGATCCCGAAGACCCCGTGGGCAGCCTCAAGGCAGAGGGCAAAGAGGATGCTCAGGGCAGGAGCagtaaggggagagagaaaaacaaagaggagTGTACCATGTCGTGAGTGGAGGCAGGCGGCTTCCAGCAGCTGGTGTGGGGGGGGACAgctggaaggaagaaaggcacTTTGCAGAATATCATATCCCATATTATAGGAAAACATAGGAGTTTCTCTCCTGGTGACAGTCCTCATCTCTGCGCTGGGCTGGGCGCACTGTGTGGCAATCAGTGACCCTAGATCAGTTATTGAATCTCAGCTCCAGGCAATCCAAGTGTTTGTCCCACGTGGCTATGTTACGGGGAGCTCAGGATGATCAGAGAACCAAGTAACTCTCAACAACAGTCCTTGCTTTAGTTTCCGGTTCCAAGTCAAAGCAGCCTCGATTCCTGCTCTAAGCCCGTGTAGACACATGTCCACACATGACGCCATTTTATTGTAAAGACCAAACAGCCCTCTACCTGTAACGGACTGCTTCCCACTCGGGTTTGTCTCTGATGGCCGGGCCTTCTATTTATCCCTGATATATTTATTTCAATGGGCACGTATGACAGGTTGCAGGGATGATTTCCAGGCAATAACGAGCTGCCGAATGATCTTTAGGTCACTGAGTGATAAAGTTTGTGCCTTATGGGAATGAGAGTTCATTTAGACAATGAAGCTCATCGCTTTCAAGACCTAGAGAAGGCTTGAGGTCAGATGATACTTGGCGATCTAGGCAAGATCTCTTATTCTAGATCAAGTCTTGAGGACCATATTACCAATCATTCCTTGATACGTagatataatttttgtttgtttgctggggaaattattttattttatgtgcaCATTAcccatcttatatattttatatacaatgcTACCAAGAAAAATggtttttttctctaaaaatagcTATTTGTTTAAATTAGCCtagtatttttcatttctatcaaGAGCACACTTTTGAAATGATGGCTTCCCTTGAAAATACCCTTTATTTATCCTCTTGGCTAATCCTTCTTGAGTGTCTAACCTTCATTAACAAGTACCATATCAAAAGTTGGAACCGTCCCTGGGCAGATTCCTAACTCCTAACAAGCAAGGACACCTGCAGACAGTTGAATGCTTTTTGACTGTCCCCTGCACTATCGATCCAATTTTGCTGGTACGTTCTGAAACGGGCCTGCACGCAGGCCCCTGTGTTTTTGCTGCATAATGAAGTGTTCCTTTTAAATGtgtttaaatattaaaatcaaagtgtatgcacatgAATGTCATTGCCATTTAGGTGGACATGTTATGTGGTTTTTCTAGCTGTTACAGAATCATTGACTACAACCAGACCAAAGTTTTATGAACATTTGAGGTGTATATGATAAATGTTGTATATAATTGAAATAAaggcattttataattttaaaaagctgtgATGCACCATCTTTGCAATGTGTATAATCCTCCTAGGACTAATACTGGCTCCCCTGCTTCCGCTGTCGCCTCCCACATTCACCTTGTCTTTATTAAAAACGGACGCATTTGGAAGCCGATTCCTTCTGAACCCTTATTGTTTTGTGTGTGCGCCATCAAGGAAGGTGTCTGTGACCCTTTGGGCATCTGGAGGGGGTGGGAAGGGTTTAATCTCTATTTCAAATGACTCAATGTCTGTGAAAGTAGTTTATAGACTCTAAGCATTATACAGATGTGTATTAGTTACTCATAGCTCTGATGGGAGGATATGGAGGAAATTAGTGAGAGGGAGGGGAAACCTGGTCTCTTCCTaaagtcaaaaagagagaaacactCTATTGGCTCAACAGACTCATGGGACTGTGAAAGGCCATGACATGGGTGTGCCAGTTGATTTTTGGAGAGCTGGCTGTGTTTGAGCCATTCCTAGAAAAGCAATCCCACTTCTCTTTTAGGAGCTCCTCccccctatttttaaaaacattttattgatgtgctttgtttttatattatacacATTTGCAGATTATTGCTGCTCTCGTGATGAGGTAAAACATTACAGTGACCTAAGTTTTACATTATTCCATATCTGTAGCATCTTTCCAATTCTCTATTTTTGTAATGGTTTCATTCATTTATAgaaatgattttctctttctcccattgACCCCTCCATTCCACcccattgaaagaaaaataaattccgtCAATGGATGTGTACAGTaatatatatgtctcattctgtagcCCTAATCTGTCTGCTCTCCATCAAGAGatggatagtatgtttcatcatcatcattctggAGTCACTGACCTGTAGGTGGGTATGGCATTCAAGAAAGGGGTGCAGCAGTTCAGTGATGGGGAAAAGTAGAAGCCGAGAGAGGGTCAGGAAGATGCAGCTTTGGGGAAACATCGGTGGTCCATTTGTCCCGGACGCCGGGTGTGTGAAGGGAGATATAGCATGTGATAACaccagaaagatagaaaaggatcCAATTGGATGGCCGCAAGTACTGGCCAGGCACTTGGACCTGATTCAGGGGCCACAGAGAAATCCTGATGGCCTCTGACCATCAGGATACATGAACAGAGTCAGGTTAAGAAGATTAACCCAGCCAGAGCAATTAGAGAACACTGGAAAAGAGGGATGACCAAAGGAGCTGTTGCCATAGCCCAAGCAAGGAGGACAGAGCCTGAAACTAGGAACTGTCCATGGTCATAGAAGGGCCAGAAGTTAGAGAGTCAGTGGGAAAAATCAAAGGGACAGGGCATGCTACTATGACCATGACCccaaggggaagaggagaaaaggagtgaAAGAAGCCATAGTGTCTCAAGCTGGAAGGGCCTTTAGACCCCATCAGTCAAATGAGAttctatttgtaaagtacttagcacagtgcctggcacacagcaggtgcttaatattctcttcctcctcctccatctacTTTCCCTTAGACCTTAATAAAAATCCCCTCTATCATATATTCCCCAACAAGTAAATCAGTTCAGATAACTGGCCGAATGATGGTGTTGGGAACAGAAATGGGGGGATCAGAGAGTCCCCTCTGAGGAGGAGAAGAGATGAGGTCAGTTTTGAGTGGGTGGTGATAGCAGGAAGGGAGCCTGGTGAACACAGAAACAGTGTCCAGTGGGGGACATCAGGAGCTGTCCACATCCAAAGGATTTGTGATCCTGTAAGGCAAGAATTCTTGGGGTCTATGGGCAAGTGCGTActttgtatttggaaaactaCTTCGTCCAGGGACCAAGGCCACCCCTTCTCTGAGGCAAGTAGTGTCCGAAATTTGATTAAAATCTAAGCATTGTATACAAAGTCccagctttttgagggcagggattttcacttttttgtctttttctcctctGAGCGCTACatacagcaggtacttaataaatgttgatccCTCTTGGGTGTGTTGGCACCTTACACACATTTCTAAAAACTCCCCACTCCCCTGATTGCAGATTAGGAACATCCCATTGCTTCGAAGGGAACACAAAACTGGGGGTCACAGAGTCCAGGCCCCCTCAGGCGGGCATCTCTGTGGCCACTGGCTTTCTGAACTTGAGGCAGCCCACTTTAATTTTTATGCAGTGTGATTGTCATCCTAATTCAACACGATTTTatgcttattttcaaaacatgcataattttcaacagtggcccttgcaaaaccttgtcttcccagtttttctccttcccttctctcctcccccccaccccccttagACTCCAGTGTTAAGTACAATTCTATATTCCCACTTTAAATGCCAGAGCCCCACACCCAAGAGCAGAGGTGGGGCCACACTCACCTGCTGCGGGATCGGGACTCACTTTGCCCTTGAGCCTCCATTTTCACACACCCCACCCTTCCTCATGAGAATCACCCTTCCTCTCTCCAGCTGGGACAGTCCCAAGGTGATCCTGAGCCTACAGAAAAGGGACAGCGTGTCCCAGGTTtggattttctgttttctttatcacCTTCACCCCTGTGCTTCTTTATaccagagagaaagaaatcactTTGGACGCCCACTCTATTCCAGTCAGAATTAATCAGTTTGATAGAATCATAGCAACGTTCTATATATAAAGTCCCAGAGAGTGAGCTGCAGATTCTAAGTTCCCTTGCTTAACTTAGAGGCCCTCCACCCTTGTTTTGCCTTGACCCTGTGACCAAGCCCAGCTTGGCAGAGGTGACTCCAGGGAAAGTCCCCCAGATATTTTTGGGACCAATTCTCTGTCCAGCGGGAGCAGATCCCATCTTCTGACCCCTTGGGTCACTGATTGTGATGGCTCGTACCATTTCCTCCTGCCCAGATTGAGAAGTCCATCCATCTTATGTGGAGATATCCCTTGCTTCACCCGACTCGTGACCCTGCTGCCATATTGCTTCTTCAGCGGATTATTCTATATTTGGTAGAGCTGTTCAGGAATGATTGGACATTTAGACCCATAAAAGTAGGGCCTAGGAGGAGGAGGTCTTTCAGATGGCAAGGAAGAGTTGAAATCTGTGATCACAGACCCTTTAATAAAGCTCAgacctctgcctcagtctctcttattGTAGGGGGAATAATTTAACCTTCACATTGCCAGACAGAGACCCATGGGCATGAAGAAACCCCCAAGTCCCATTCTCTACGAACCCCATCCCATCCTACTATATACATCCTATATGTTTGGCCAGGTTTTCCCTTTGTCCCCAACTAATGTTGCCCCCTTGTGTCCCTGGCATTTTTCTATCTAAAGGTTTGccaaatatttcttataaatgatctcatttgaaattCACAGTCTTGGGAAGGAGTTGctccttatctccattttacaatgcCGTCTCACCATGGGATAAACAGTCAGGAAAAAGTGAGCTCATATCCTGGCGCGAGGCTATTTATTGGTGGGGTGTTAACTTCACCTGTGTGAGCCCTAATTTCCTTAGCTGTGTAAATCTGGGGAGTTGGGTTCCGAAGCCTCTGATGTCCCTTCCAGCATTAAGTCTGTGACTCTGATTCGATTATTTGTTCAGGATCGCAGGTAGGAAACCAAGGTTTGTCCGACTCTTTCTGGACATAGAAAAGAGCCTTCAGCTGTTGTCCAAGATCCGTCTGGCCTCTCACTCCCTCAATATTgtgggcatttaataagtgtcttGTGAATTTAATAGACCTGAAGGTGGAGACAGATCCAGATTTATACTCTGCCTCCAGAGATAGAGGCGAGCTGGGTAATTATGCTCTCAGTGGCGCCCATGAATGTGTTCATTAGAAATTAAAGTGAGGAAGTGTGGGAAAACCCATCATTGGTTCAAGTTCAATGCTATTAATGCTTTATTCTCGCCACCAAATGGAGGGCAGTCTGAACAGCCCAGGTGATGGATTAGCCAGAAACCATTGGCTGAACGCAGTCCTTCTCAGGCACACGGGAGTCACTGACAGTCACGCTCGGAGCTTCACACAGGGACGCTCTCGAGACATTTCTTTACCTGCTTGGTTTTTCTGTCACctggtttaataaatgttgtccAGAGAGTTGGAGGCTACAGGCCAATTATTGGTGAGAGATTCCCCCTTAACTTTCCCTTGTTCTGGTTTCCATATCTGTGCCCCTAGAGGCCATTTCTCCAGGTGGGAGAATTTGCCGGGGTTTGCAGAAATATGGCGGCTAACCCAGCGCGGGGTGGGGTGTGGGGAAGCTGACCTGGAGAAGTGAGAGCCCGCCGGGTTTTTTCCTCCTCCCACGTGGAAGTGATGAGGGCTGCCCTGCCcgcctcacagggctgttgtgaggggGGATGCTCCGTGTAAAGTTTTAATGTGCCATAGGTGAGATTATTCTTATAGCGAGCCGGACGGCTGCTATTCTCCTGTTCCAATGACTGGGTTCTTGGGTGGCTGGGGGATAGAAAGCCAGCCTTGAATCCTGGAAGTCTGGGGTCCAGTCTCAGCTCCCGCACATCCTGGCTGCGCGACCCCCAGGCAAGGCCCTTTGTGCTGTGGCCTGATGAGGTGTCAGCCCCAGCCCATGAAATCCCAGCTCGTTGACCCAAATGGCAAAGACACCCCGAAAGCTCCAATTATTGTGAGAGAGAGGGGGCTGATGGGGGAGAGCAGCCGCCCGAGGGGGCCCAGAAGggccttttctcctttcctgatGACATTAAACCATGAAGCTTGTGAGATTTTGTGTTGCAGTTGTGTCTGGCCCTAGAATACTTGCATGCTAACCCTAACGTAGAAGACTAGCCTGTGTGCTGCAGCTGGATGCTGCCCCCGCGTGTCCAGCATGTTCGGGGACGTGCGTGCCCCCCCATCCTGTCTGTGACTCCATTCACCGTGGTACGTGCACCCCTAACTCCTTTACCACAGTCGCTAACTGCATGCTCACTCGTTCCCATTTTTGCCTTCTCTGTGCCCAGCGAGGGGACTCGGCATTGACatctgtggtttttccctttcctttttagaCATTAGGCTGAAAAACCTTGTTGATGAACGAGAATGCTTATTAGAACAGGTAACCCGGCATTTTCTATTACTCCGTGTCTTTCTCGCCCTTGTCTCTCTTCCATCCTCACCCCAAACAGAGACCAATAACCCCCATCGGGTGGAATAAAACTGGCCGGCGGCTGCTCCCGGAGTAAGTATTCCCAGAACTGTGTCCCCCAACACTCTGTGGTCCGAAAGCCGGAGTGATGGCCATCCCCCATCGGCAGGTCCAGGCGCGCTCCCGAGTCTGCCCATCGGCTCTGCACGAGTGCCCGGAAGGGCTGCCCCTTTTTGGACAACCCCGGGTGTCCCCATTGGCCCACTCAAACAGCCTCATTCTGAACCCGACAGGAGGAAATTTCATGGTCTCCTCCCAACGATTCACTCCAGTGATTAAAGTCCTTCACTCTCAGAAATTCTGTGTGtacgtgtatgtgtgtgactgagtgtgtatgtgtacgtgtgtgtctgtatgtgactgagtgtgtgtatgtgtatatgtgtgtgtgtgtgtgactgagtgtgtgtttgtgtacatgtgtgtgactgagtgtgtatgtgtatatatgtgtgtgtatgtgtatatatgtgtgagtgtgtgtgactgagtgtgtatgtttgtgtatgtttgtgtacgtgtgtgtctgtatgtgactgagtgtgtgtatgtgtgagtgtgtgtgactgagtgtgtatgtttgtgtacatgtgtgtgtctatgtgacTGAgcgtgtatgtgtatatatgtgtgagtgtgtgtgactgagtgtgtatgtttgtgtacatgtgtgtctgtatgtgactgagtgtgtgtatgtgtgagtgtgtgtgactgagtgtgtatgtttgtgtacgtgtgtgtctgtatgtgactgtgtgtatgtgtatatatgtgtgagtgtgtgtgactgagtgtgtatgtttgtgtacatgtgtgtgtctgtgactgagtgtgtatgtgtatatatgtgagtgtgtgtatgtagatatgtaCACATGTGAATGTCTATACCCACATATATGTACATCATGATTAGACACATTTACAGGGGTGAGGGCTCAAAGGCCCATCTCGTGGTCCTCTGCTTAGTAAATAAAGTGTGTGGCAGATGGATAACCCCCAACCCCCTCAGTATCACAGGCAAACCACTCAGACGATTTTATTCCCTCTTCAATTTAGGAGGATTTCGTTCAATCAGCTTTGCTAATAGGCTCTCCCCCAGAGAGTCATCATCTGTGGCCAGAGATCGAGAGCACATTTAATTTGTTGTACCGAATCTTAGAATATTGATTGGCtttatttataaaagagaaattctgGGCTTACATCTATAGTTTTTCCAAGCTTGGAGCATATTAGATTGAACTGAGTTCCATGAAATCTGGCAGTAGAACCGTGATTAAGTCCTGTCCTAGCAAGGTTGACCAATTTGGCTCTGGATTGGATACGCTaaacatgcctttttttttttattgaattccaAGTGCGTTGATTGAATTTTGATATGAACAATTGATGGATGAATTTGGggtttttcagattaaaaaactgaaaggGCAGCTGGAAGAGAGACAGAATGGCAAGCTAGAAAATGTGAGGTCTGAAGAAGACATCTTGGAAAATGGGACAGATATCCACGTACTTGATCTACAAAGTAAATCATAGCGGTTTTTCTTTAGCTAAACCCTTGTCTGTGGGATTGGGTTCCCTCTTGGGCTCTGGGAGGTTTTAAAGGAGAGTTCTGGG includes:
- the LRRFIP1 gene encoding leucine-rich repeat flightless-interacting protein 1 isoform X9, producing MLGRTGLWRSAVHLPRPRTRKERCYFSAPGERSAKVFQRKFEKAEARLAAKRAARAEAREIRMKELERQQKEASDEDERMSVGSRGSLRSQAELDYAGAYPMQMNGHDGDLYGSSSLNRKPSRSSRSSKESKVPSRLSSREEKLGSYYSDLGLSCNSLPSRPPSTSQNGARASLYDESVYSGSRRFSASTSHPPSEYSGYRGSGSRASSRASSARASPVVEERPEKDFAEKGSRNMPSLSAATLASLGGTSSRRGSGDTSISVDTEASMREIKEINELKDQIQDVEGKYMQGLKEMKDSLAEVEEKYKKAMVSNAQLDNEKMNFMYQVDTLKDALLELEEQLAESRRQYEEKNKEFERQKHAHSVLQFQFAEAKEALKQREEMLAEIRQLQQKQESYIREVSDLQETIEWKDKKIGALERQKEYFDSIRSERDDLRAEAILLKEELKKHGIILNSEITTNGEPLDHLSHVSHLGSPKVPQEEINALKSSSDGTLGRASAVEVASENVAKVGESAVLQSPERERPQADSAEAGVDTKASSPDGNAEAENPPQDQAMVPEILAKDPAHVPETRSVPGSTNAQAEPREDGSGLGTSVESSHPDELKNNDVDQNQEIAGSPRFPGDGISQALDAQNEKKDLVEKQGEGQPEEEDSMELAQGTPGAERIDTETEELSESPSESPLEGTEAKDGTQVEPKADSKRAQEGVVSGEEKGTNLTKEEQNKEEENEFTKEEVIETGPSSPKLKSNQPEKMDPKVTAGENGCPGQNVPSGERDGQKGEICDSSAKKSKNKKKKNKKKKAPHVDSPEDVKKELVLQNTEEEEEEEVKLEAKSQALGEGDQGEKPETRTDLDEYVDCPEEPKADSHDKPNKEGDKAKKPEKGEGEELDGATAHPLGTGGEGEVGLSETAEAGSTQESAPTDSPAGRATEENKGAGGSGPEDQDAPFSPHEESPTDSMEENNQPEEQPETAEEALESSSLDGDDPEDPVGSLKAEGKEDAQGRSSKGREKNKEECTMS
- the LRRFIP1 gene encoding leucine-rich repeat flightless-interacting protein 1 isoform X11, encoding MLGRTGLWRSAVHLPRPRTRKERCYFSAPGERSAKVFQRKFEKAEARLAAKRAARAEAREIRMKELERQQKEIYQVQKKYYGLDTKWGDIEQWMEESERYSHRFRRNPSASDEDERMSVGSRGSLRVEERPEKDFAEKGSRNMPSLSAATLASLGGTSSRRGSGDTSISVDTEASMREIKEINELKDQIQDVEGKYMQGLKEMKDSLAEVEEKYKKAMVSNAQLDNEKMNFMYQVDTLKDALLELEEQLAESRRQYEEKNKEFERQKHAHSVLQFQFAEAKEALKQREEMLAEIRQLQQKQESYIREVSDLQETIEWKDKKIGALERQKEYFDSIRSERDDLRAEAILLKEELKKHGIILNSEITTNGEPLDHLSHVSHLGSPKVPQEEINALKSSSDGTLGRASAVEVASENVAKVGESAVLQSPERERPQADSAEAGVDTKASSPDGNAEAENPPQDQAMVPEILAKDPAHVPETRSVPGSTNAQAEPREDGSGLGTSVESSHPDELKNNDVDQNQEIAGSPRFPGDGISQALDAQNEKKDLVEKQGEGQPEEEDSMELAQGTPGAERIDTETEELSESPSESPLEGTEAKDGTQVEPKADSKRAQEGVVSGEEKGTNLTKEEQNKEEENEFTKEEVIETGPSSPKLKSNQPEKMDPKVTAGENGCPGQNVPSGERDGQKGEICDSSAKKSKNKKKKNKKKKAPHVDSPEDVKKELVLQNTEEEEEEEVKLEAKSQALGEGDQGEKPETRTDLDEYVDCPEEPKADSHDKPNKEGDKAKKPEKGEGEELDGATAHPLGTGGEGEVGLSETAEAGSTQESAPTDSPAGRATEENKGAGGSGPEDQDAPFSPHEESPTDSMEENNQPEEQPETAEEALESSSLDGDDPEDPVGSLKAEGKEDAQGRSSKGREKNKEECTMS